The DNA window ATCGGTTTGGATCACTTTTCCTTTTTCTGTACGGAGACGAGCAAGATTTGCATTTAGACAGCTTACCACCTTGTGATCTCGTTCTAACATTAAAACAAAATCTGCCTGACGAGATAAGGCTTCAAAAGCCAGTGAACCACTACCAGTAAAGCAGTCTAAACAGCGACTTGCAGGAATATCCGCCATAAGCCAGTTGAATAAAGTTTCTTTCACACGATCTGAAGTAGGACGTAGCCCATCAATATTTAAGACTGGTAATTTTTGACCACGCCAAAGACCGCTGATAATTCTAACCTCACCTTGTGTACTTTTTGTTTGTTTTTTTAAAGCTTTTTTTCGCATAATAATTGAGAAATTTACACAATTTCAACGTGTTAAATGTTAAACTATCCAACATTTTAGTGCATTTTGGATTGAAATAGAATGATTTTCCACGATCTGATTAGATTGCATAGAGAATAGTTAAGGAAAAAATATGTCAGAAAATAAACAAAAAAAAGGTGGTTTTTGGGCATCATTATTTGGACGGAAGGCAAAAAAAGAGCCAGAACAACAAAAACAAAACTCTTCTATTAATGAAGAACAGAATATTACACAAGTTGAAGAAAATCGACTAACTCCCCCAAATGAAATAATCGAGCTTGAAAAGGAAGAAAAGGAAATAGAAGAATCTCAATCGCTTGAAAAGGGAGTGGTAGTAACAGAAACTGAATTACCAGAGCCAGAGCCAGAGCCAGAGCCAGAGCCAGAGCCAGAGCCAGAGCCAGAGCCAGAGCCAGAGCCAGAGCCAGAGCCAGAGCCAGAGCCAGAGCCAGAGCCAGAGCCAGAGCCAGAGCCAGAGCCAGAGCCAGAGCCAGAGCCAGAGCCAGAGCCAGAGCCAGAGCCAGAGCCAGAGCCAGAGCCAGAGCCAGAGCCAGAGCCAGAGCCAGAGCCAGAGCCAGAGCCAGAGCCAGAGCCAGAGCCAGAGCCAGAAAAATTACAAGAAAAAGCTAGCAAAGGTGGTTTTTTCAGTCGTTTAGTTAAAGGATTATTAAAAACCAAACAAAATTTAGGTGAAGGATTTCGCCACTTTTTCCGTGGTAAAAAAATTGATGATGAACTCTTTGAAGAATTAGAGGAACGGTTATTAATTGCTGATATTGGTGTGCCAACAACAACCAAAATTATTCAACGTTTAACCGATCATGCGAATAAGCGACAATTAGCTGATGCGGAGTTGTTATACCAACAATTAAAAGTTGAGATGAGTGAAATACTCGCACCAGTTGAACAACCTTTAGTCCTAACCGATAAAAAACCGTATGTTATTTTAATGGTAGGTGTTAATGGCGTTGGTAAAACAACAACCATTGGTAAGTTAGCGAGCCGTTTTCAAGCAGAAGGAAAATCGGTAATGTTGGCTGCTGGCGATACGTTCCGTGCAGCAGCGGTGGAACAGCTACAAGTGTGGGGGCAACGCAATAATATTCCTGTGATTGCACAAGGTACAGGTTCAGATGCCGCTTCAGTGTTATTTGATGCGATGCAATCGGCAACAGCGAAAGGGATTGATGTGCTGATTGCCGATACTGCTGGTCGGTTACAGAATAAGAATAATTTAATGGACGAATTGAAAAAAATTGTGCGAGTAATGAAAAAGCACGATGAAACTGCACCGCATGAAATTATGCTTACCTTAGATGCAGGAACAGGGCAGAATGCGATTAGCCAAGCTAAATTATTTAATGATGCGGTTGGATTGACAGGCATCACCTTAACCAAGTTAGATGGAACAGCAAAAGGTGGTGTTATTTTTGCGATTGCTGATCAATTCCAGTTACCTATTCGTTATATCGGTGTTGGGGAAAAAATAGAGGATTTACGCCCATTCCACGCAGAAGAATTTATTCAGGCGTTATTTACGCAGGAAAATCAAGCAGAATAACTGTTTGGGGGAAAGATATGATCCGTTTTGTGAATGTAAGTAAGGCTTATTCTGGCGGAAAACAAGCATTACAAGGCATAGATTTTCGATTACCAGCAGGGGGAATCAGTTATTTAACTGGGCATTCGGGGGCAGGTAAAAGTACCCTGTTAAAGTTAATTCTTGGTATTGAAAAAGCAAATGCTGGGCAAATTTACTTCAACGGACAGGATATTAGCCGTCCGAACAAAGCGGAACTACCTTTTTTACGGCGTCAAATTGGTATGGTGCATCAAGATTATCGCTTATTGAATGATCGGACAGTTTTAGAGAATGTCGCCTTGCCTTTGATTATCAGTGGTATTCACCCTCATCACGCATTAAGACGAGCCGCTGCTGCTTTAGATCGAGTTGGTTTGCACCAACGGCGAGAACATTCCCCCCAATACCTTTCAGGCGGAGAACAACAACGGATTGAAATTGCCAGAGCAATTGTCGCAAAACCACAATTATTATTAGCTGATGAACCAACAGGGAATCTCGATCACGATCTTTCAATGGATATTTTTCAGTTATTTGAAGAACTGAATTACAGTGGTATGACAATTTTAATTGCGACACATAACCAGCAGATTATTCAACAAAAACCGCATCTCACTTT is part of the Mergibacter septicus genome and encodes:
- the rsmD gene encoding 16S rRNA (guanine(966)-N(2))-methyltransferase RsmD, which translates into the protein MRKKALKKQTKSTQGEVRIISGLWRGQKLPVLNIDGLRPTSDRVKETLFNWLMADIPASRCLDCFTGSGSLAFEALSRQADFVLMLERDHKVVSCLNANLARLRTEKGKVIQTDSLQFLAQHNQDKPFDIVFLDPPFHHNLIPHCLEWLEKNNWLTANALIYLETEHNANFHCPDHWTLLKKKTTQQVIYQLYQRQLEDLCKD
- the ftsY gene encoding signal recognition particle-docking protein FtsY; translated protein: MSENKQKKGGFWASLFGRKAKKEPEQQKQNSSINEEQNITQVEENRLTPPNEIIELEKEEKEIEESQSLEKGVVVTETELPEPEPEPEPEPEPEPEPEPEPEPEPEPEPEPEPEPEPEPEPEPEPEPEPEPEPEPEPEPEPEPEPEPEPEPEPEPEPEPEPEPEPEKLQEKASKGGFFSRLVKGLLKTKQNLGEGFRHFFRGKKIDDELFEELEERLLIADIGVPTTTKIIQRLTDHANKRQLADAELLYQQLKVEMSEILAPVEQPLVLTDKKPYVILMVGVNGVGKTTTIGKLASRFQAEGKSVMLAAGDTFRAAAVEQLQVWGQRNNIPVIAQGTGSDAASVLFDAMQSATAKGIDVLIADTAGRLQNKNNLMDELKKIVRVMKKHDETAPHEIMLTLDAGTGQNAISQAKLFNDAVGLTGITLTKLDGTAKGGVIFAIADQFQLPIRYIGVGEKIEDLRPFHAEEFIQALFTQENQAE
- the ftsE gene encoding cell division ATP-binding protein FtsE; translation: MIRFVNVSKAYSGGKQALQGIDFRLPAGGISYLTGHSGAGKSTLLKLILGIEKANAGQIYFNGQDISRPNKAELPFLRRQIGMVHQDYRLLNDRTVLENVALPLIISGIHPHHALRRAAAALDRVGLHQRREHSPQYLSGGEQQRIEIARAIVAKPQLLLADEPTGNLDHDLSMDIFQLFEELNYSGMTILIATHNQQIIQQKPHLTLVLKQGRLQYIGSSKGIGEVNEV